The Actinomycetota bacterium genomic sequence CGCACCGGCAGCGCATCTCCCCAGCCGCGCTGGCGATCGCCACCCGCGGTGCGGGCATCGAGTGATCCGGGCAACACGCCCATCAGCGGCGTGGTGCGCAGTGACATGACACGGAACCCCGCGAGCGCCAGCACCCATCGCAGCGAGTCGCGGTCGTAGTGCACAAGGTGCCGGGGCAACTCGAGCCCGTCCCATGCGCCACGCGTGGCGCGCGCCGCGAGCGATCGGATATTGGGGACGCCCACGATCAGGCGACCTCCCGGGGCGAGCAGCCCACGGATGACGCCGAGGGTGGCCAGCGGATCCGGCACGTGCTCGAGCACCTGTGACATGCGGATCACGTCCCAGGGGCCGTCGGGCAGCGATCCGTCGTGCACAAGGGCGTCGAGCGAGCCCTGCAGCACCCAGGTGTTGCCCCGCTCGCGTGCGACCTCCACGGCGCGTGCAGAGGGATCCACCCCCCAGGCCTCGTGCCCGGCGTCTCGGAATGCCAAGACGGCGCCGCCGGTGCCTGCGCCCACGTCGAGCACCCGCATGCCGGGCCGCATGGGCCCGCCGGTCTCGGCCTCGGGGATCGTCACCCCCAATGCTCGGGCCACCGGGCCGGGGGCCGTGCCCGCGCGCTGCAGCGCCAGGCGCGATGCCCGGGCGGTCACCGACTCGCCGGCGGCGTGCTGGGGGTACTCATCCGGGTACCAGGCGCCGGGGTCGTCGGGCCACGGATCGGTGCGGCACAGGCGGCACGAGGTGCACTCCACCACGCGGAACTCCCCGGGCATGCCCCGGCGGTGATCGCGGGCGCAGAGCACCTCGCGGCCACCGGTGGATGCGCAGATGGGGCAGGCCGATGGATGGGTGGCGAGGGATCCCGGCACGCACGAGAGGATAGGGGCCCGAAACCAGTAGCCTTGCGGGGACGTGACCGCTCTTCCGGACCCCAAGGACGTGCTCCCCCACCGGGATCCGTTCCTCTTCATCGACGAGGTGCTGGAACTGGTTCCCGGCGAGTCGGCGCGGGCGAGGTGGACCCTTCGCCCCGACACCCCGTTCCTGGCTGGCCACTTCCCCGGCGAGCCCATCATGCCGGGGGTCATCATCGTCGAGGCGCTGGCCCAGACGGGCGCGCTCGCGGCGCTGTCCACCGACGACGGAAAGGGCAAGCTGGCCCTGTTCGCCGGCGTGGACAAGTGCCGGTTCAAGCGGCCGGTGCGTCCCGGCGACACCCTGGAGTTCGAGACACGGGTCACCCGCGTGCGCGGGCCGATCGGCGAGGCCGAGGCCGTGGCGAAGGTGGGCGACCAGGTGGCGTGCCAGGCCACGCTGAAGTTCGCGATCGTCGACCGCGACCAACTGGAGGGCTCGTGAGCCTGGTGGCGGCCACGGGCCGCAGCCGCCCGCGCGCGCGGCTCACGGGCGTGGGCACCTACCTGCCAGAGCGCGTGCTCACCAACGCGGAGCTCGAGGAGATGGTGGACACCAGCGACGAGTGGATCATGTCGCGCACGGGCATCCGCCAGCGCCACATCGCCGCTGACGACTTGGCCACCACCGACCTGGCCGCCGAGGCCGTGAACGACCTGCTCTCGCGCACCGGCACCGACCCCGCGAGCGTTGACCTGCTCATCGTGGCCACCACCACGCCCGACTACGTGTTCCCGCCCTGCGCGCCCATGGTGGGCACCACGTGCGGCATGGACCACGTGGCCGCCTACGACACCAACGCTGTGTGCTCGGGGTTCATGTACGGCATCGCCCAGGCCACCGGCATGATCGAGAGCGGCATCGCCCGCCGCGCCGTGGTGGTGGGGGCCGAGACCCTGTCGCGCATCATCGACTGGAACGACCGCGCCACCTGCGTGCTGTTCGCCGACGGCGCAGGCGCCGTGATGCTCGAGGCCGACGATGGCGAGCAGGGCAGCGGAGTGATGGGCGTGGAGCTGGGGTCGGATGGCAGCAGCCCGGCCGACCTCTGGGTTCCGGCGGGCGGCACGCGTACGCCCCGCACCGACGCCACCCCGCACGCCGACACCTGCATCCAGATGAACGGCCGCGAGGTGTTCCGGTTCGCCACGCGAATCCTCGTGGAGAGCAGCCAGCGCCTGCTCGACGAGGCCGGCATGACCATGGACGACGTCGACCTGCTCGTGGCCCACCAGGCCAACGAGCGAATCCTCGACCACGCGTCCGAGCGCATGGGGATCGCGCGCGAGAAGGTGGTGATGAACCTCGACCGCGTGGGAAACACCTCATCGGCCAGCATCCCGCTGGCCATGGCCGATGCCCGCGATCGGGGGCTGCTCGA encodes the following:
- a CDS encoding class I SAM-dependent methyltransferase; the encoded protein is MKRNGSRWGSTSLGSGRAVTSPQGYWFRAPILSCVPGSLATHPSACPICASTGGREVLCARDHRRGMPGEFRVVECTSCRLCRTDPWPDDPGAWYPDEYPQHAAGESVTARASRLALQRAGTAPGPVARALGVTIPEAETGGPMRPGMRVLDVGAGTGGAVLAFRDAGHEAWGVDPSARAVEVARERGNTWVLQGSLDALVHDGSLPDGPWDVIRMSQVLEHVPDPLATLGVIRGLLAPGGRLIVGVPNIRSLAARATRGAWDGLELPRHLVHYDRDSLRWVLALAGFRVMSLRTTPLMGVLPGSLDARTAGGDRQRGWGDALPVR
- a CDS encoding beta-hydroxyacyl-ACP dehydratase — encoded protein: MTALPDPKDVLPHRDPFLFIDEVLELVPGESARARWTLRPDTPFLAGHFPGEPIMPGVIIVEALAQTGALAALSTDDGKGKLALFAGVDKCRFKRPVRPGDTLEFETRVTRVRGPIGEAEAVAKVGDQVACQATLKFAIVDRDQLEGS
- a CDS encoding ketoacyl-ACP synthase III — protein: MAATGRSRPRARLTGVGTYLPERVLTNAELEEMVDTSDEWIMSRTGIRQRHIAADDLATTDLAAEAVNDLLSRTGTDPASVDLLIVATTTPDYVFPPCAPMVGTTCGMDHVAAYDTNAVCSGFMYGIAQATGMIESGIARRAVVVGAETLSRIIDWNDRATCVLFADGAGAVMLEADDGEQGSGVMGVELGSDGSSPADLWVPAGGTRTPRTDATPHADTCIQMNGREVFRFATRILVESSQRLLDEAGMTMDDVDLLVAHQANERILDHASERMGIAREKVVMNLDRVGNTSSASIPLAMADARDRGLLEEGAVVLMVGFGAGLTWGSVLVRWEPRA